A window of the Cicer arietinum cultivar CDC Frontier isolate Library 1 chromosome 6, Cicar.CDCFrontier_v2.0, whole genome shotgun sequence genome harbors these coding sequences:
- the LOC140920836 gene encoding uncharacterized protein — MVSQDHQQLSSAVICESILQMVTANPTISVSVLIAHIRPRGFDHCKPVVSVDGTWLYGKYRGTLLMAITQDGDGHTIPIAYAVVEDRHESIKSVVRRVNSNWHHVFCVRHISQNFMRTFKNGLMKDLVTNMGYAMTQPSITYFRRQISDWSQDAVKWLDDIPKEQWLQAYDEGRRWEHMTTNLSECMNNVLKGTRNLPISSLVQATYYRVTAKFEERGTQAQAMMT; from the exons TTCACAAGATCACCAACAACTCTCTTCGGCTGTTATTTGTGAAAGCATCTTACAAATGGTAACAGCAAATCCCACGATATCAGTTTCAGTATTGATTGCACATATACGACCTCG AGGGTTTGATCATTGTAAACCAGTTGTTTCAGTTGATGGAACATGGTTATATGGGAAGTATCGTGGGACCTTACTAATGGCAATCACTCAGGATGGTGATGGTCATACCATTCCTATAGCATACGCCGTTGTTGAGG atagacatgAGTCGATTAAAAGTGTTGTTAGGCGTGTAAACAGCAATTGGCATCATGTCTTTTGCGTTCGACATATATCACAAAACTTCATGAGGACCTTCAAAAATGGGCTAATGAAAGATCTTGTAACCAACATgg GATACGCTATGACTCAACCAAGCATCACATACTTTAGAAGACAAATCAGTGATTGGAGTCAAGATGCAGTGAAATGGCTCGACGATATTCCAAAGGAACAATGGCTACAAGCATATGATGAAGGTAGACGTTGGGAACACATGACAACTAACCTTTCTGAGTGCATGAACAATGTATTAAAGGGGACACGCAATCTTCCAATCAGTTCTTTAGTGCAAGCAACATACTATAGAGTGActgcaaaatttgaagaaagagGGACACAGGCCCAAGCAATGATGACATGA